A genomic window from Arthrobacter globiformis includes:
- the gltB gene encoding glutamate synthase large subunit, giving the protein MTQTLSSPSWSEPNQPDAAMSPFKRFAALPEASGLYNPEQEKDACGLAIIATLRGEPGYDIVDAALTALRNLEHRGAVGADEGTGDGAGLLMQVPDEFFRAVTEFELPAPGQYVVGTAFLPAEQREADAAKAGIEGLAADEGLTVLGWREVPVVADLVGAMARACMPYFSQPFFASATGEQLDRNDLDGRAWRIRKRAQNKFGVYFPSLSSRTIVYKGMLTTAQLEPFYPDLSDKRFKTKLAIVHSRFSTNTFPSWPLAQPFRTIAHNGEINTVKGNRNWMRARQSQLANPLLGDSPEELFPICTPGASDSASFDEVAELLWLSGRPITHAIMMMIPEAWENHATMDPARRAFYEYHSLLMEPWDGPAAVSFTDGALVGATLDRNGLRPGRYWITEDGLVVFASEVGVIDVEPSKVVKKGRVSPGKMFLVDTEAGRIIGDEEVKAEVAAANPWAEWVKDNLIDLNELPEREHVVHTAASVNIRQRTFGYTTEELKILLGPMARTGAEPLGAMGSDTPVAVLSKRPRLLFDYFVQSFAQVTNPPLDAIREELVTSLTCAIGPNGNLLDTKQVRQPQVSLPFPVINNDQLAKIANIEDAEGNRVAMKVRGLYRPEGGENALRARLTEICEQVSGAINRGVQYVVLSDRDSNAQWAPIPSLLLVSAVHHHLLRSANRTKTALVVEAGDVRETHHVAVLVGYGASAVNPYLAMESVEQLIAAGDVVGVTPQDGVYNLIKGLGKGVLKIMSKMGISTVASYTGAQTFEALGLGQELVDEFFAGTHSQLGGVGLDVIAAEVSARHQMAYPEGGIEQPHRPLLGGGEYQWRRDGEPHLFNPETVFRLQHATRERRYDIFKAYTKGVDDQSENLMTLRGLLKFKDGVRPAVPLEEVEPVSSIVKRFSTGAMSYGSISKEAHETLAIAMNRLGGKSNTGEGGEDVDRLLDPERRSAVKQIASGRFGVTSLYLTNADDIQIKMAQGAKPGEGGQLMAQKVYPWVARTRHSTPGVGLISPPPHHDIYSIEDLAQLIYDAKRANPSARVHVKLVSEVGIGTVAAGVTKAKADVVLVSGHDGGTGASPLNSLKHAGVPWELGLAETQQTLMLNGLRDRVVVQVDGQLKTGRDVVIAALLGGEEFGFATAPLVVEGCIMMRVCHLDTCPVGVATQNPELRARFSGKPEFVVNFFEFLAEEVREILAELGFRSIEEAIGHAEMLDTQEAISHWKAEGLDLDPILHGLEFDDDAPLRNLTGQNHELDKHFDQRLITMAAEALTDRAPVKITVDVINTDRSVGTMLGHVVTKTFGTDVLATDTIDITLNGTAGQSLGAFLPAGITLRLYGDSNDYVGKGLSGGRIIVRPDRSNVFQAERNVVAGNVIGYGATSGELFLRGQVGERFLVRNSGATAVVEGIGDHGCEYMTGGQTLIIGRTGRNFGAGMSGGTAYVLDLDTARVNKEALQSGELQLLELDAEDRDIVHGLLVKHVEETESQLAARLLDNFDDTAARITKVLPRDYAAVLQTRLDAIEEGLDPDGEEVWSRILEVTGG; this is encoded by the coding sequence ATGACCCAAACTCTTTCAAGCCCCAGCTGGTCCGAACCGAACCAGCCGGACGCCGCCATGTCGCCGTTCAAGCGGTTCGCGGCGCTCCCCGAGGCATCCGGGCTCTACAACCCGGAGCAGGAGAAGGACGCCTGCGGTCTTGCGATCATCGCCACCCTGCGCGGTGAGCCCGGCTACGACATTGTCGACGCCGCCCTTACGGCCCTGCGCAACCTCGAGCACCGCGGTGCCGTCGGCGCCGATGAGGGAACGGGTGATGGCGCCGGTCTCCTGATGCAGGTGCCGGACGAGTTCTTCCGTGCCGTCACCGAATTCGAACTTCCGGCCCCCGGCCAGTACGTGGTGGGCACCGCCTTCCTGCCCGCTGAGCAGCGCGAGGCTGACGCGGCGAAGGCTGGCATTGAGGGTCTGGCCGCCGACGAAGGACTGACCGTCCTGGGCTGGCGCGAGGTTCCCGTCGTCGCCGACCTGGTCGGTGCGATGGCGCGCGCCTGCATGCCGTACTTCTCGCAGCCGTTCTTCGCCTCGGCAACCGGCGAGCAGCTGGACCGCAACGACCTGGACGGCCGCGCCTGGCGCATCCGCAAGCGCGCCCAGAACAAGTTCGGCGTCTACTTCCCGTCGCTGTCCTCCCGGACCATCGTCTACAAGGGCATGCTGACCACGGCCCAGCTGGAGCCGTTCTACCCGGACCTTTCGGACAAGCGTTTCAAGACCAAGCTGGCGATCGTCCACTCGCGCTTCTCCACCAACACCTTCCCGTCCTGGCCGCTGGCCCAGCCGTTCCGCACCATCGCCCACAACGGTGAAATCAACACCGTCAAGGGCAACCGGAACTGGATGCGCGCCCGCCAGTCCCAGCTCGCCAACCCGCTGCTGGGCGACTCGCCGGAAGAGCTGTTCCCGATCTGCACGCCCGGCGCGTCCGACTCCGCGTCCTTCGACGAAGTGGCCGAACTGCTGTGGCTCTCCGGCCGCCCCATCACGCACGCCATCATGATGATGATCCCCGAGGCCTGGGAAAACCACGCCACAATGGATCCCGCACGCCGTGCTTTCTATGAGTACCACTCCCTCCTGATGGAACCCTGGGACGGCCCTGCCGCCGTCTCGTTCACCGACGGAGCCCTCGTGGGCGCCACCCTGGACCGCAACGGCCTGCGGCCCGGACGGTACTGGATCACCGAAGACGGCCTGGTCGTCTTCGCCTCCGAGGTGGGCGTCATCGACGTCGAACCCTCCAAGGTGGTCAAGAAGGGCCGCGTCTCGCCGGGCAAGATGTTCCTGGTGGACACCGAGGCCGGCCGCATCATCGGCGATGAAGAGGTCAAGGCGGAAGTTGCCGCGGCGAACCCCTGGGCCGAGTGGGTCAAGGACAACCTGATCGACCTCAACGAACTGCCGGAACGCGAGCACGTGGTGCACACCGCTGCGTCCGTGAACATCCGCCAGCGGACCTTCGGCTACACCACCGAAGAGCTGAAGATCCTGCTGGGCCCGATGGCCCGCACAGGTGCCGAACCGCTGGGCGCAATGGGCTCCGACACCCCGGTCGCCGTGCTGTCCAAGCGCCCCCGCCTGCTCTTCGACTACTTCGTGCAGTCCTTTGCCCAGGTCACAAACCCGCCGCTGGACGCCATCCGTGAGGAGCTGGTCACCTCCCTGACCTGCGCCATCGGCCCCAACGGCAACCTCCTGGACACCAAGCAGGTACGCCAGCCACAGGTCTCCCTGCCGTTCCCGGTGATCAACAACGACCAGCTCGCCAAGATCGCCAACATCGAGGACGCCGAAGGCAATCGTGTGGCCATGAAGGTCCGCGGCCTTTACCGCCCCGAGGGCGGCGAGAACGCGCTGCGCGCCCGGCTCACCGAAATTTGCGAGCAGGTGTCCGGCGCCATCAACCGCGGCGTGCAATACGTGGTCCTCTCCGACCGCGACTCGAACGCCCAGTGGGCCCCGATCCCGTCCCTGCTGCTGGTCAGCGCCGTGCACCACCACCTGCTGCGAAGCGCCAACCGCACCAAGACCGCCCTGGTGGTCGAGGCCGGCGACGTCCGCGAAACGCACCATGTGGCTGTCCTCGTGGGCTACGGCGCGTCCGCCGTGAACCCGTACCTAGCCATGGAATCCGTCGAGCAGCTCATCGCTGCCGGCGACGTGGTGGGCGTGACCCCGCAGGACGGCGTCTACAACCTGATCAAGGGCCTCGGCAAGGGTGTCCTAAAGATCATGTCCAAGATGGGCATCTCCACCGTGGCGTCCTACACCGGCGCCCAGACGTTCGAAGCGCTGGGCCTGGGCCAGGAGCTGGTGGATGAATTCTTCGCCGGCACGCATTCCCAGCTGGGTGGTGTGGGCCTGGACGTCATCGCGGCCGAGGTTTCCGCGCGGCACCAGATGGCCTACCCGGAGGGCGGCATCGAACAGCCGCACCGGCCCCTGCTGGGCGGCGGTGAGTACCAGTGGCGCCGCGACGGCGAACCGCACCTCTTCAACCCGGAGACCGTTTTCCGGCTGCAGCACGCCACGCGTGAGCGCCGCTACGACATCTTCAAGGCCTACACCAAGGGCGTGGACGACCAGTCCGAGAACCTGATGACCCTGCGCGGTCTGCTCAAGTTCAAGGACGGCGTACGCCCTGCCGTGCCGCTCGAGGAAGTCGAGCCGGTCTCCAGCATCGTCAAGCGCTTCTCCACGGGTGCCATGAGCTACGGCTCCATCTCCAAGGAGGCCCACGAGACCCTCGCAATCGCCATGAACCGGCTGGGCGGCAAGTCCAATACCGGTGAGGGCGGCGAGGACGTGGACCGCCTGCTGGATCCCGAGCGCCGGTCCGCCGTCAAGCAGATCGCCTCGGGCCGCTTCGGCGTCACGAGCCTGTACCTGACCAACGCGGACGACATCCAGATCAAGATGGCCCAGGGCGCCAAGCCCGGCGAAGGCGGCCAGCTGATGGCGCAGAAGGTGTACCCCTGGGTTGCCCGGACGCGCCACTCGACCCCCGGCGTCGGGCTCATCTCCCCGCCCCCGCACCACGACATCTACTCGATCGAGGACCTCGCGCAGCTCATCTACGATGCCAAGCGCGCGAACCCCTCCGCCCGGGTGCACGTCAAGCTCGTCTCTGAGGTGGGCATCGGCACAGTTGCCGCCGGCGTTACCAAGGCCAAGGCCGACGTCGTGCTTGTTTCCGGGCACGATGGCGGTACCGGCGCCTCGCCGCTGAACTCGCTCAAGCATGCCGGTGTGCCGTGGGAGCTGGGTCTCGCAGAGACCCAGCAGACCCTCATGCTCAACGGCCTGCGCGACCGCGTGGTGGTGCAGGTGGACGGCCAGCTCAAGACCGGCCGCGACGTCGTCATTGCCGCGCTGCTCGGCGGCGAGGAATTCGGCTTCGCCACGGCACCGCTGGTGGTTGAGGGCTGCATCATGATGCGCGTCTGCCACCTGGACACCTGCCCGGTGGGTGTTGCCACGCAGAACCCCGAGCTGCGCGCCCGCTTCAGCGGCAAGCCGGAGTTCGTGGTGAACTTCTTCGAGTTCCTGGCCGAGGAAGTCCGCGAGATCCTCGCGGAGCTCGGTTTCCGAAGCATCGAGGAAGCGATCGGCCACGCCGAAATGCTGGACACCCAGGAGGCCATCAGTCACTGGAAGGCCGAGGGCCTGGACCTGGATCCGATCCTGCACGGCCTCGAGTTCGACGACGACGCCCCGCTGCGGAACCTGACCGGCCAGAACCACGAGCTGGATAAGCACTTCGACCAGCGGCTCATCACCATGGCCGCCGAGGCGCTGACCGACCGTGCCCCGGTGAAGATCACCGTTGACGTCATCAACACCGACCGTTCGGTGGGCACCATGCTGGGCCACGTCGTCACGAAGACGTTCGGCACGGACGTGCTGGCCACGGACACCATCGACATCACGCTGAACGGCACCGCCGGCCAGTCGCTGGGCGCCTTCCTGCCTGCCGGCATCACGCTGCGCCTGTACGGCGACTCCAACGACTACGTCGGCAAGGGCCTCTCCGGTGGCCGGATCATCGTCCGCCCGGACCGCTCCAACGTGTTCCAGGCCGAGCGCAACGTCGTGGCCGGCAACGTGATCGGCTACGGCGCGACGAGCGGCGAGCTGTTCCTGCGCGGGCAGGTGGGCGAACGCTTCCTGGTCCGCAACTCGGGCGCCACCGCGGTTGTTGAAGGCATCGGCGACCACGGCTGTGAGTACATGACCGGTGGCCAGACGCTGATCATCGGCCGCACCGGCCGCAACTTCGGCGCGGGCATGTCCGGCGGTACGGCCTACGTGCTGGACCTGGACACCGCCCGGGTCAACAAGGAAGCCCTGCAGTCCGGCGAACTCCAGCTCCTTGAGCTGGACGCCGAGGACCGCGACATCGTCCACGGCCTGCTGGTCAAGCACGTGGAGGAAACCGAATCCCAGCTGGCCGCGCGTCTGCTCGACAACTTCGACGACACCGCTGCCCGCATTACCAAGGTGCTGCCGCGCGACTATGCCGCAGTGCTGCAAACCCGTCTTGACGCCATCGAAGAGGGCCTTGACCCCGACGGCGAAGAAGTTTGGTCTCGAATCCTGGAGGTGACCGGTGGCTGA
- a CDS encoding glutamate synthase subunit beta: MADPRGFLKVRQRETQPRRPVPVRIMDWKEVYEAQEKGVLRSQAGRCMDCGVPFCHQGCPLGNLIPEWNDLMWRDKGEEAIERLHATNNFPEWTGRLCPAPCEASCVLGINQPAVTIKQVEVSIIDEAFENGWVNPLPPHRLTGKTVAVVGSGPAGLAAAQQLTRVGHTVAVYERDDKIGGLLRYGIPDFKMEKEQVDRRLEQMKAEGTRFRTGVAVGTDVTWEQLRRRYDAVVIATGATVPRDLPIPGRDLEGVHFAMDYLVPSNRMVAGESPENHIDARGKHVVILGGGDTGADCIGTAHRHQAASVTTLAIGKQPPLERAGHQPWPTFPTLFEVASAHEEGGERTYLASTVEFVGEDGKLTGVKVAETEFVDGKRLPKAGTERIIPADLVFLSLGFTGAEPAGITEQVNAAFDGRGNVARDGYYMTNTEGVFVAGDAGRGQSLIVWAIAEGRAAAAAVDKFLMGSTILPAPVAPTDRAIAVL, encoded by the coding sequence GTGGCTGATCCACGCGGATTTCTGAAAGTACGTCAGCGTGAAACCCAGCCGCGCCGTCCCGTTCCCGTCCGCATCATGGACTGGAAGGAAGTTTACGAGGCTCAGGAAAAGGGTGTCCTGAGGAGCCAGGCCGGCCGCTGCATGGACTGCGGTGTGCCGTTCTGCCACCAGGGCTGCCCGCTGGGGAATCTGATTCCCGAGTGGAACGACCTCATGTGGCGGGACAAGGGCGAGGAAGCGATTGAGCGGCTGCACGCCACCAACAACTTCCCCGAATGGACCGGCCGGCTCTGCCCTGCCCCGTGCGAGGCGTCCTGCGTGCTGGGCATCAACCAGCCCGCCGTGACCATCAAGCAGGTGGAGGTTTCCATCATCGATGAGGCCTTCGAGAACGGCTGGGTCAACCCGCTGCCCCCACACCGCCTCACCGGCAAAACGGTCGCCGTCGTCGGTTCCGGCCCTGCCGGCCTGGCGGCTGCACAGCAGCTGACCCGGGTCGGCCACACCGTGGCCGTCTACGAACGCGACGACAAGATCGGCGGCCTGCTGCGCTACGGCATCCCCGACTTCAAGATGGAAAAAGAGCAGGTGGACCGCCGGCTCGAGCAGATGAAGGCCGAAGGCACGCGCTTCCGCACCGGCGTCGCCGTCGGTACGGACGTCACCTGGGAGCAGCTGCGCCGCCGCTACGACGCCGTGGTCATCGCCACCGGTGCCACCGTGCCGCGTGACCTTCCCATCCCGGGCCGCGACCTCGAAGGCGTGCACTTCGCCATGGATTACCTGGTCCCGTCCAACCGCATGGTGGCAGGGGAGTCCCCGGAGAACCACATCGACGCCCGCGGCAAGCACGTCGTCATCCTCGGCGGCGGCGACACCGGTGCGGACTGCATCGGTACGGCACACCGCCACCAGGCAGCGTCGGTGACCACGCTGGCCATCGGCAAGCAGCCGCCGCTGGAACGCGCCGGCCACCAGCCGTGGCCGACGTTCCCCACCCTCTTCGAGGTGGCCAGCGCCCACGAGGAAGGCGGTGAGCGCACGTACCTCGCCTCCACCGTTGAGTTCGTGGGCGAGGACGGCAAGCTGACCGGCGTCAAGGTTGCAGAGACCGAATTCGTGGACGGCAAGCGCCTCCCCAAGGCCGGCACCGAACGGATCATCCCCGCCGACCTGGTGTTCCTGTCCCTCGGCTTCACCGGAGCCGAGCCGGCCGGCATCACCGAGCAGGTCAACGCCGCGTTCGACGGCCGCGGCAACGTGGCCCGCGACGGCTACTACATGACCAACACGGAGGGTGTCTTCGTGGCAGGCGATGCCGGCCGCGGACAGTCCCTGATCGTGTGGGCCATCGCCGAGGGCCGTGCCGCCGCTGCGGCGGTGGACAAGTTCCTGATGGGAAGCACCATCCTTCCTGCTCCTGTCGCTCCGACGGACCGTGCCATAGCCGTCCTGTAG
- the pyk gene encoding pyruvate kinase, whose amino-acid sequence MRRAKIVATFGPAIASYENTLAVLEAGVDVARMNMSHGDYSVHDNTYENVRKAASDLGKAVAIMADLQGPKIRLGRFVDGPHQLAVGDIFTITTEDVPGTKDICSTTLKSLTEDVNPGDALLIDDGKVALRAIEVDDVKVVAKVTVGGFVSNNKGINLPGVAVNVPALSEKDEDDLRWAIRRGVDLVALSFVRDAGDIKRVHEIMDEEGRRVPVIAKIEKPQAVEQLHEIIDAFDAIMVARGDLGVELPLEEVPIVQKRAIELARRWAKPVIVATQVLESMIDNPRPTRAEASDCANAVLDGADAVMLSGETSVGKYPIETVKTMARIIESTEEHGLERVPPLGTKPKTRGGAITRAAVEIADQLDAKYICTFTQSGDSARRLSRLRPIKPVFAFTPVEQVWNQLALTWGIQPQLVAMVGHTDEMTAQVDRSLLDMGLVEDGDLVVIAAGSPPGKAGSTNSLKVHKVGDLADTPRLGEATEKKEKLGPWPEKKKKNKDKAAAAPAE is encoded by the coding sequence ATGAGACGCGCAAAGATTGTGGCCACCTTCGGACCGGCCATTGCCAGCTATGAAAACACCCTCGCGGTGCTGGAAGCCGGCGTTGATGTAGCCCGTATGAACATGAGCCACGGTGACTACTCCGTGCATGACAACACCTATGAGAACGTCCGCAAGGCGGCGTCCGACCTGGGCAAGGCCGTCGCCATCATGGCCGACCTGCAGGGACCCAAGATCCGCCTGGGCCGCTTCGTCGACGGCCCGCACCAGCTGGCCGTGGGGGACATCTTCACGATCACCACTGAAGACGTACCCGGCACCAAGGACATCTGCTCCACCACGCTCAAGAGCCTCACCGAGGACGTCAACCCGGGCGACGCCCTGCTGATCGACGACGGCAAGGTGGCGCTGCGCGCCATCGAGGTGGACGACGTCAAGGTTGTCGCCAAGGTGACCGTGGGCGGCTTCGTGTCCAACAACAAGGGCATCAACCTCCCGGGCGTTGCCGTCAACGTCCCTGCACTGAGCGAAAAGGATGAGGACGACCTGCGCTGGGCCATCCGCCGCGGCGTGGACCTCGTCGCACTGTCCTTCGTCCGTGACGCCGGCGACATCAAGCGCGTCCACGAGATCATGGACGAAGAAGGCCGCCGCGTTCCTGTGATCGCCAAGATCGAAAAGCCCCAGGCCGTGGAACAGCTCCACGAGATCATCGACGCGTTCGACGCGATCATGGTGGCCCGTGGCGACCTCGGTGTGGAGCTTCCGCTGGAGGAAGTGCCGATCGTGCAGAAGCGCGCCATTGAACTGGCACGCCGCTGGGCCAAGCCGGTCATCGTGGCCACCCAGGTCCTCGAGTCCATGATCGACAACCCGCGCCCCACCCGTGCGGAGGCCTCCGACTGCGCCAACGCCGTGCTCGACGGCGCCGACGCGGTCATGCTCTCCGGCGAGACCAGCGTGGGCAAGTACCCGATCGAGACGGTCAAGACCATGGCCCGGATCATCGAGTCCACCGAGGAGCACGGCCTGGAGCGCGTCCCCCCGCTGGGCACCAAGCCCAAGACCCGTGGTGGCGCGATCACCCGTGCCGCCGTCGAAATCGCCGACCAGCTGGACGCCAAGTACATCTGTACGTTCACGCAGTCCGGTGACTCGGCACGCCGCCTGTCCCGCCTCCGCCCTATCAAGCCGGTTTTCGCGTTCACTCCGGTTGAGCAGGTGTGGAACCAGCTGGCACTGACCTGGGGAATCCAGCCGCAGCTGGTTGCCATGGTGGGCCACACGGATGAAATGACCGCACAGGTTGACCGCAGCCTGCTGGACATGGGACTGGTGGAAGACGGCGACCTCGTGGTCATCGCTGCCGGTTCCCCTCCCGGGAAGGCCGGCTCGACCAACTCGCTGAAGGTCCACAAGGTGGGCGACCTCGCCGATACGCCCCGCTTGGGCGAGGCCACCGAGAAGAAGGAAAAGCTCGGCCCGTGGCCGGAAAAGAAGAAGAAGAACAAGGACAAGGCTGCAGCAGCTCCTGCTGAGTAG
- a CDS encoding ANTAR domain-containing response regulator — MSEPTESNKTSQPARRVVVAEDETLIRLDIIEILRGEGYDVIGEADNGEKAVQLAEELKPDLVLMDVKMPVMDGISAAEKIVKARIAPVVLLTAFSQKELVERARDAGAMAYVVKPFTPADLIPALEIALSRHEEIKALESEVTDLQEQFATRKLVERAKSLLTTKMGLTEPEAFRWIQKTSMDRRLSMREVAETIINQVN; from the coding sequence GTGTCAGAACCGACGGAGTCAAACAAAACGTCCCAGCCGGCGCGCCGCGTAGTTGTGGCCGAAGACGAAACCCTCATCCGCCTGGACATCATCGAAATCCTGCGCGGCGAAGGCTACGACGTCATCGGCGAGGCCGACAACGGCGAGAAGGCCGTGCAGCTGGCCGAGGAGCTCAAGCCGGACCTGGTCCTCATGGACGTCAAGATGCCCGTCATGGACGGCATCTCCGCGGCCGAGAAGATCGTCAAGGCCCGCATCGCCCCCGTGGTGCTCCTGACTGCCTTCAGCCAGAAGGAACTCGTTGAGCGCGCCCGCGACGCCGGCGCCATGGCCTACGTGGTGAAGCCGTTCACGCCCGCCGACCTGATCCCCGCGCTGGAGATCGCGCTGTCCCGCCACGAGGAGATCAAGGCCCTCGAAAGCGAGGTGACCGATCTGCAGGAGCAGTTCGCCACCCGCAAGCTCGTGGAACGCGCCAAGAGCCTGCTGACCACCAAGATGGGCCTGACGGAGCCGGAGGCCTTCCGCTGGATCCAGAAGACCTCGATGGACCGCCGCCTCAGCATGCGCGAAGTGGCCGAGACCATCATCAACCAGGTCAACTAG
- a CDS encoding LacI family DNA-binding transcriptional regulator codes for MAPAISEAVTIIEVAQLAGVSKSTAARALAGNGSVSGKARQAVEAAAETLGYQPNAIARSMITGKTTTIGVIIPDISNPFFANAVRGISTTAREAGYDVLLSSTEGELGLERRAVSVLAGKKADGVIVAPVSNEDTTHLEELECKGIAVTLLDRPAPKVTTASYVALDHVGASSLAVQHLLDLGHRDIGIVTEATALLRDQIDPESAPSLRPSTARLLGYAMALRGAGIRYDPAFVASSSYARHSAGDAVRYLLQSNPGITALYCTDGEMTAGAFAALQDMGIDCPGHLSLVGFDDQDWTTLVRPRLTVVEQPSYQLGRTAFKELSASMLTPNERRRHRTLTGRLVVRESTARSRFA; via the coding sequence ATGGCCCCAGCCATCTCAGAAGCAGTAACGATCATAGAAGTCGCCCAACTCGCGGGGGTATCGAAATCAACGGCGGCAAGGGCACTGGCTGGCAACGGATCCGTCAGCGGTAAGGCCCGGCAAGCTGTCGAAGCAGCCGCGGAAACCCTCGGCTATCAGCCGAACGCCATCGCGAGGAGCATGATCACCGGCAAAACCACAACGATCGGTGTCATCATTCCGGACATCAGCAATCCATTTTTTGCCAACGCCGTGAGAGGCATATCGACGACCGCTCGCGAAGCGGGTTACGACGTGCTCCTCAGCAGCACCGAAGGCGAGCTTGGCTTGGAGCGCAGGGCAGTTTCAGTGCTTGCGGGGAAGAAGGCGGACGGCGTCATTGTCGCCCCGGTCTCGAATGAAGACACAACACACTTGGAGGAGCTGGAGTGCAAAGGAATTGCTGTTACCCTCCTGGACCGCCCGGCACCGAAGGTCACAACCGCGTCCTACGTAGCCCTGGATCACGTCGGCGCCTCCTCCCTGGCAGTACAACACCTGCTTGACCTGGGACACCGAGACATTGGCATTGTTACGGAAGCGACAGCACTCTTACGGGACCAGATCGATCCGGAATCTGCTCCATCGCTACGGCCGTCAACTGCCCGCCTGCTCGGCTACGCCATGGCTCTGCGTGGCGCGGGAATCCGTTACGATCCGGCATTCGTTGCTTCAAGCTCCTACGCACGGCACTCAGCGGGAGACGCAGTGCGTTACCTCCTCCAGTCCAACCCCGGCATCACCGCCCTCTACTGCACGGACGGAGAAATGACCGCCGGCGCATTCGCCGCGCTCCAGGATATGGGCATCGACTGTCCCGGGCACCTATCCTTGGTCGGCTTTGACGACCAGGACTGGACCACTTTGGTGCGTCCCCGTCTGACTGTCGTGGAACAACCCAGCTATCAGCTAGGTCGGACGGCATTCAAAGAATTGAGTGCTTCCATGCTCACCCCGAACGAAAGGCGACGCCACCGCACCCTCACGGGTCGCTTGGTGGTGCGCGAGTCCACGGCCAGAAGCCGCTTCGCATGA
- a CDS encoding NAD(P)/FAD-dependent oxidoreductase, with protein sequence MSSTSPQKHVVVIGGGILGASTAFHLTSGGAKVTLVTAGTLANGASSRSIAWLNSSGARSAEYHYLRLLAIDRYRTWSAHHPESRGYIRFNGAMKWAAPGKTFRDTYAAERSRGYESLWVERANVAAIAPDVNAEAVAEEGAIFNPGEGWVNMPDFIPALVAEAVAKGAEVIENAGDVRVNVQDGASVGVILGNGTQVSADEVVLATGGDVPAQLAALGVTVLDRTPAAFVLITDPVDAEVKTVLNTPRVAVRPTPDGRLVLDSDWAEQTVVIEDDGSFSVPQESVQGLLDEASKVLAGNPRLTAHHVGAGLKPIPGDGLPVVGPIPQIPGLYTIFSHSGATLGLILGELLAEEILTGTPSPVLKSFRPDRFGSTDGAPEAVGTGAWEPVKQ encoded by the coding sequence ATGTCCTCCACGTCTCCCCAGAAGCATGTAGTTGTCATCGGCGGCGGTATCCTCGGCGCCTCCACCGCTTTCCACCTCACCAGTGGCGGTGCGAAAGTGACACTCGTGACCGCCGGTACCCTCGCCAACGGAGCGTCCAGCCGTTCAATTGCATGGCTGAACTCCTCCGGTGCCCGTTCGGCCGAGTACCACTACCTGCGGTTACTGGCCATTGACCGCTACCGCACCTGGAGCGCGCACCATCCCGAAAGTCGTGGCTACATCCGATTCAACGGCGCCATGAAATGGGCCGCCCCAGGAAAGACATTCCGGGATACTTACGCAGCTGAACGGTCCCGCGGGTACGAATCCCTTTGGGTCGAGCGGGCCAACGTGGCAGCGATCGCTCCGGATGTGAACGCCGAGGCCGTGGCTGAAGAAGGTGCCATCTTCAATCCCGGTGAGGGCTGGGTGAACATGCCGGACTTCATTCCTGCCCTGGTCGCCGAGGCCGTGGCCAAGGGAGCGGAAGTAATCGAAAATGCCGGAGACGTGCGGGTCAACGTGCAGGATGGGGCCTCGGTCGGTGTGATCCTTGGCAACGGGACACAGGTCTCCGCTGACGAAGTCGTGCTCGCCACCGGCGGTGACGTCCCGGCCCAGCTCGCAGCCCTTGGCGTCACGGTTCTCGACAGGACCCCCGCCGCATTTGTGCTCATCACGGATCCGGTCGACGCAGAAGTCAAGACCGTGCTTAACACCCCGCGCGTGGCCGTACGCCCCACCCCCGACGGACGCCTTGTACTCGACTCGGACTGGGCAGAGCAAACAGTGGTGATCGAGGACGACGGCTCGTTCTCAGTGCCACAGGAGTCGGTGCAGGGCTTGCTGGACGAGGCCTCAAAGGTACTTGCAGGGAACCCCCGACTGACAGCCCACCACGTCGGGGCCGGGCTCAAGCCGATCCCCGGTGACGGCCTGCCCGTCGTCGGACCCATTCCACAGATCCCGGGCCTCTACACGATCTTTAGCCACTCCGGGGCTACTCTAGGTCTGATACTCGGGGAACTGCTGGCCGAAGAGATCCTCACCGGGACTCCCTCCCCCGTACTTAAATCCTTCCGCCCCGACCGCTTTGGTTCCACTGACGGCGCCCCTGAAGCCGTCGGCACAGGGGCCTGGGAGCCCGTAAAGCAATAG